From a single Desulfatiglans sp. genomic region:
- a CDS encoding amino acid ABC transporter substrate-binding protein, with translation MRLRKNNLMLLFASAFMSLFILTSCGTNEPEKSGPASEWKIPFLIFLSGPIAGDAAQHKWLTNQVVDEINSAGGIAGKPLRVEFYDTAMDPPKAASCMAQIIDAKALCLLGPMNGDECKAAMPLAFREGIYAFSGTATDDILKQFKPWILNTSGTVEEEKAYAMPMWIKHVPAVTSIAGIIEPTYTFITTTWEAHKAKADEMGIKTYNTIEAPSGMLDYSSIAVRAINTGATGFYVACSEETAAKVVKELINRNVNPNHIWLWANSMGPVFLKQSEGFNEGLYTGTSPTYSENPKYDEYLKRYMETHNGEPLKFMCHYNAELLYLIKEAIETQGITGDPAKLKEERIKIRDYANNKKGFKGLKYTYDIVDGQGVCIPKYLYRIEKGQTVLIDKVVPESKY, from the coding sequence ATGAGATTACGAAAAAACAACCTTATGTTATTATTTGCTTCTGCTTTTATGAGCCTTTTTATATTAACCTCATGCGGCACGAATGAACCTGAAAAGAGCGGCCCTGCAAGTGAATGGAAAATACCTTTTCTTATTTTTCTCTCCGGCCCCATTGCGGGTGACGCGGCCCAGCATAAATGGTTAACAAACCAGGTCGTTGATGAGATCAACAGCGCTGGCGGCATTGCAGGAAAGCCTTTAAGGGTAGAATTCTATGATACAGCCATGGACCCGCCAAAGGCAGCATCATGCATGGCACAGATAATTGATGCAAAGGCCCTCTGCTTATTAGGTCCGATGAATGGCGATGAATGCAAGGCAGCCATGCCTCTTGCCTTTCGGGAAGGGATATATGCATTCTCAGGCACAGCCACAGATGATATATTAAAACAGTTTAAACCTTGGATTTTAAACACCTCCGGCACTGTTGAAGAGGAAAAGGCATATGCCATGCCCATGTGGATAAAACATGTCCCTGCCGTTACATCAATTGCAGGCATTATTGAGCCCACCTATACATTTATAACCACTACCTGGGAGGCGCATAAGGCTAAGGCCGATGAGATGGGGATCAAGACATACAATACAATTGAGGCACCTTCAGGCATGCTTGACTACAGCAGTATTGCAGTGCGGGCAATAAATACAGGCGCCACCGGATTTTATGTTGCATGTTCCGAAGAGACCGCTGCAAAGGTGGTAAAGGAGCTGATCAACCGCAATGTTAACCCAAACCATATCTGGCTGTGGGCAAATTCAATGGGGCCTGTATTCCTGAAGCAGTCCGAAGGATTTAATGAGGGGCTTTATACCGGCACATCCCCCACATACAGTGAAAACCCAAAGTATGACGAATACCTTAAACGCTACATGGAGACCCATAACGGTGAACCTCTTAAATTCATGTGTCATTACAATGCTGAACTCCTCTACCTGATTAAGGAAGCCATTGAGACACAGGGGATTACAGGTGACCCCGCAAAACTAAAGGAAGAGCGCATAAAGATAAGGGATTATGCAAATAACAAAAAGGGGTTTAAGGGGCTCAAATACACCTATGATATTGTAGATGGCCAGGGGGTATGTATACCCAAATATCTTTACAGGATAGAAAAGGGGCAGACAGTGCTGATAGATAAGGTGGTACCGGAAAGTAAGTATTAG
- a CDS encoding solute-binding protein — protein MKAAVIGGMTMTGMWQKVSEMFEVKTGIKVEVVATGPRAIIEKPFKQGEVDLLTMHSGDITTDLVADGYGINMVPWTHNNTVIIGPAEDPAGIKGMKSGAEALKKIAATRSKYLDMWGIGKREISQKMWKKAGIFPPEGDWVIKEKRRSTEEILICLSEQKAYSFFGRIPVLFEKREFSGLEIMVEDDPDMMRPYIVMLANPKAFPHANYEGAKKLQDFLLSKEVQDFLGKFKADEFSGIPIFYPLRNRALEENNIRKQ, from the coding sequence GTGAAGGCTGCTGTAATAGGCGGCATGACCATGACAGGCATGTGGCAGAAGGTTTCTGAAATGTTCGAGGTGAAAACCGGAATAAAGGTTGAGGTTGTGGCTACCGGTCCAAGGGCCATCATAGAAAAGCCCTTTAAACAGGGAGAGGTCGACCTGCTGACAATGCACTCGGGAGATATTACAACAGACCTGGTTGCAGATGGGTATGGCATTAATATGGTTCCTTGGACTCATAATAATACTGTAATCATAGGCCCGGCTGAAGACCCGGCAGGAATAAAAGGCATGAAGAGCGGGGCAGAGGCCTTAAAAAAAATTGCAGCGACCAGATCAAAATATTTAGATATGTGGGGGATTGGCAAGCGTGAGATAAGCCAGAAAATGTGGAAAAAGGCCGGGATATTCCCACCGGAAGGTGACTGGGTAATAAAAGAGAAGAGAAGGAGCACTGAAGAAATACTTATTTGCCTCAGTGAACAAAAGGCATACAGCTTTTTTGGAAGGATACCTGTTCTATTTGAAAAAAGAGAGTTCAGTGGCCTGGAAATAATGGTTGAGGATGACCCTGATATGATGAGGCCATACATAGTTATGCTTGCCAATCCAAAGGCCTTCCCTCATGCAAACTATGAAGGGGCAAAAAAATTACAGGATTTTTTACTCTCTAAAGAGGTTCAGGATTTTCTGGGCAAATTCAAGGCAGATGAATTCAGCGGCATACCCATTTTTTATCCTCTAAGAAACAGGGCTTTAGAAGAAAATAATATAAGAAAGCAATAG